Genomic DNA from Scatophagus argus isolate fScaArg1 chromosome 15, fScaArg1.pri, whole genome shotgun sequence:
ACAACAGATTTCCAGGGCACCAAATAACCGAAGTGACTCTGTCTTCTACAAAGCACTGAGCTGTTGTTTCAGCCAAAGGAAGTTGGATTCAACAACGACTTAATTTTTTGACCAGACATGAAGAACAATAATGCAGGCCTGAGATGTGCAGTTTATTACAGGATTTCAATTCTTTAAAGTCTTATTCCTCTTTTTCCTAGATGAGTTTAAAGCGTAATAACTAATTGTGTacaataaaatctaaaatggTGTTGACACAAGGGCACTTACAGCTGTAATTGTGTGAAACTGTAATTGTTCATTAAATGTCTGGTTATCTCTCTGGCTGTCCATTAATGTATGCATTTGTCAGAAGTTTTCATCTTAACTTACTCTGATCACCTCTGGAGTCTGCTGGATGAGAAGGGTTGATCCAGTGTCTCTCACAGCAGCGGGGtcaccaacagcaacagcatcatCTCTTGTGGCTAACACCACTGGGATGGTAACAGGGGCTGGAGCATCAGGTGCAGCCACAGGTGTAGGTTCAACTGAATGTGTGGATGAATGCAAACTTGCCGGCGTTACAGGACAAGGGATGGATTTTGGATCCGTCTCATCTGTAGAGAATTCTGTGACTTTCTCAGTAGCCTCAGTTATAGGTTCAGGTATAGGCGTAGGCAAAGCCTGGGGGGCAGCATCTGGTGCAGGTTCTGATGTAGCACTCCCCCCAGCTTCACACACCGGAGTAACAGTTGTCGGTGCAGATGAAACTGCAAGTGTACTTGCTAGGGAGTGTTTTGGTGGTATAGCTGGGACTGCAACCGTATGCCTGGaaggggcaggaggaggagctggtggGTCTGGGCCCTCCAAAGGGGTGTCAGCCCTGCCAGTGGTGGCCAGTGTATCCTGCAGAAGCCTCATCACCTCCCGCTCCTTCCCACTGTTCCTCTCAGCACTCCCTGTGCTTCCTGCTCCAGAATCTACCAGCTCCTGGGCAAAGCTCTCAATGCTTTCCAGGATCCTTAGCAGCAGTGCcccgtcttcctcctctcccaccacAGCTTCACAGTCCTCTCCCTGTGGAGGAGTGATACTCTGAGGAGTTCTGGAAGTAGGGCCATTCACAGCCAGGTGGATGTCTGGCTTCTGGACTTGGAATTGGGCCATTTTGGGCTGAGTGAGGGCCTCACTGGAAGTGATTCCCtggcctccttctctcttcctggTTTTGGCTGGAAGTGGAGGCTCGGTGTTTCTGGGATGACTCATACTCTGAGACAGATTCTCTAAGTCCATTAGCAGCTTGTCAATGTCATCATTCCTGTGTGAGACACCTGTGGGTGCTGAGACAGTTTGTGTGGCGGAGGAGGGCCAAGTGGGGCTGTAGCCAGCACTAGCCAGCAAAGCATGTGAAGGGTGCATGTGTTGGCCCAATGTTGTCCcatttttgttctgtgtaaTTTTCACCCCTCTggttgaagtgtgtgtctgttgtgagACTTGTTCTGGTGTCCTATCCAcatctgcttcctcctcttcaaTATACAGAGCCTCCATGGGGGATGCTGGAGGAGTGTGAGTGTATGGTGGGGTCGGGGAAGTACGAAGAGGTGAAGGGGAGTGTGTTGGAGAGGATCTGGAAGACGAGCATGTGACAGATGggggagagagtgtgtgttgtgtgatagGAGAAGAATGTGAATGTTGCAGTCCATTGATAAGTGGTGTAGTTTTAGATGGGGAGCTTTGGACTGGTTTGGTATGGATGGAGTCTGACtttgaagaagatgaagaggataaaacagaggagggagttGATGATCCAGAATGAGAACATGTCTTTGAGATAGGAGGTGACTGCACCACATCCTCATAGCGAGGAGGTTGCTCATTTCCAAATATTGGAGAGTACGGCCCCTGCTGGATGGAGTGAAGAGTGTTGACCAGCTCGGCAAGATCACTTCCAGGGACCCCCTGCCCACTGCCTCCCAAACTTCCAATTCCCTCTAGCTCCAGAGGCAGTCTCTTCAAATAGGAGCTAAGTCGGGTCATCACGGCTCGATACACACTGTCAGGACTCGCTCCTCCATCCTCTGAACCTCCACCAGCTTTGCGTCTGATGCACTGCTTGATGATGTCGGTGCATTTCTTGAGGTCCTCAGAGCATTTAAGCAGAATATCAAGGCAGGCACGGATGTCCTCTCCGCCTGCCCCCCCAGGACCTGCCTCAGCTCGTGTTTTCTCTAACAAACGAGAAATCAAGTTCTCCTCTCCCAGAGTGTTGAGATACAGGGAGGCCACTGTGTTCAGACTTTGGTCCAAAGACCCAACACTTGACAGGCTGCCTGTTGATCCACCACCAACTTTGGTGATGGCTGACAAGGTTCCTGTGCTTCCCTTTAGCTTTGCCTCCTCCAGACCTGCTCCTTTCCCTGGCACAAAGGGTGGCAGGTTCTCATCATTAGAATTAGCGATTCCATTGGTCATGCCATTAGTCATTCCATTTGTGGTAACATGGGAGCTGAAGTGGCCATAGATGATCTCTAGGTCGGTGGAGCGACGACTGAAAGAGTCAGGACGGACCTTGCGACCTTTCCGAAAGGTGAcgtggctggaggaggagaggcggAGCTTGTCAAAAGAAAACTCTTTGAGCTTACCACTGGCCAAGTTGATGGCCTCTTCAGTAATATCCTTCAGACTGCCAGAGGAGCTCAGGTTCCCAGTCGATCCTGCGACAGTGGTGGTCTTTTTACCACGCCACGTGGGGCTGTCCTCCCCCAAAGACAAATTGCCACTGCTGCTTGCCCTCTCTAGACCACCATTATAACTAGCATCCATGGTAACATGAATTTTACCAGGGCTAGGCAGTTGTTGACTGATAATGTTatgggagtgtgtgagtgaattgCTAGGGTTACTGTATACGGGGTCAGGCACAACAAGCAGTTCAGAGCACGTGCCGCGGTGTGCAACAGTACAGTCCAGTCCTTGGGACAGCGCCCCACATGGACCTGAGCAGTAGTGCACAGCATGGGAGTGACTGCGGCGGTCCACAACCACACTGTTGTAACAGCTCACACTGCTCACCACTACACGATAGGCTGCAGCCATGGTGACCAGCGTCCTTCAGGGCATATGAAATTCAAAATAATATCCAAGTGTAAAACAAATCaatacagtttttaaaaaaatccttttcaattaaaatgttaaaaagaaagacaaaaaacagtaaaaatagtGAATCATCTTActgaagaaaaatgtcttttatgtCCACGGTGACAGCATTAACAGACACACAATGctgtagcaaaaaaaaaaaaaaagtcaataaacATCTCTCAAGAAATGTTTACAGCAAAAACTTACAAAGTCGATATCCTTTCATGCTTGTGCCCGAAAGAGCTTTAAAGCTTCCACACTCTTGCAGACGCAGAGAATTCCTTGTCTGAGCTCTCTGGGCCTCTTAATAACAGCTGTAAgattcctcctctctccacagGCACCTTCCCCGTTTCCTCTCTAGCAGCAGCTCATTAGCCACTAATGACAGTCGTGGAAGAAAGCGACAGCAGAAGATCCAGCTGGGATCTCACCCATCCCTCCAAATAAGCAGCCCCAGGGGCCTAATCCGAGGCCAGGGAGGCCTTAACATTGCCCCAGCCTAGGCTCATCCCCCAGGCAATGAGATGCTGGAAGAACCTCCGAATCTCACCCTGTGGTTTCTGAAGTCCTGACGGAGTTGAGAACCATTCGCTGACTCCAACACAGCTGCAGAATAGCAGGGGAGCGACTACAGATGGCTGactgcctctttctctctgggcgtgtgtgtgtcagtcccGCACTCTCTCTTGCCCCTTCCGTCTCCCGCTGTCAGCCATGTGtcagaggaagtgtgtgtttctgacaggAGGACACCACCTGCGAGtcagcagagaggggagggagggagggagaaagggagacgagagggtgagaaagagggaaagggaaaacagaaaaaacaaaagaaggtAAATCATTCAATTCGGAGTGTGTTCAAAAAGCGGATCACTGTGACTATCTATGCACGATACAGAGTCACGTATGAGCAGCACACTCTCCCTCCTGCTGTCATCCAGATGACAACGGATAAGAGGGTTTAGCCCCTTTATCATCAAAAAACCTGCAAAACCGCACATAACCTCCTGCCGCATCGAtctcaaatgcacaaaaacacaagtcaaaaaGATGGCAgggagacacagaaacacaaaagataaaaaaaacaaagtaggAAAAACAATGATGCGACTCTCCCTCTCGTAACAGCAGAGCTACAAAGAGTTTTCGCTAACCCCGCCGAGAAATCATGACTCGGTAAAAGAGCAGCAGGTGTGTCAGAACAAGAAAACACCTGTTGTTTCATATTCACTGTACTCCATCCCAAATCTTATAATATGTTTTTAAAGGGAACAAAGAAGCATTCCACTCTGTTTTACTCTATTCAGTTTAATTCTTTTCAACTTCCTGTGcttcagaagaaacaaaaagattgAAGCAGACAAGTGCAAGTGCGCATACAAGGAgtaaaagacagacacacactgacaaacacaacaaatgtaGTGAAATAGAAGTTACAACTTGTACAGCTGTCCCAAGCTCAGCATACGTGCGACAAAGAGGACCTCCTTTATTATAAgcctaaataaaataaacactgctCACAGGTGTGACTTGACCTACAGATTCAgctaaaagttacatttttataaaactAACAGAGAGTGAAACATGTTTCAAAATTTAGGCACATATTTCTATGTTGCTCACTCTGCCTCGGGTTGTCAGACAATTTCGAAATGAAAACTTCTTAGTTTGCAGATAAACGTCAACTGCTTAGGAGCTCAAATTGGAGAGGCATTTTTGTGCAATAAAATAAGTCGAGCAGTACGTAAATACCAGTAACATGCCACATACCAGGAACTAACTAGAAGAGTGAACACATGCGAACACAAGACTGACGACTTCATGTTTCAGCCTTTAATTGCACTaatttctcttttgctttctcctGCTGTTCAGCCCCCCCTTCCACAGGGCCAACACATTCCTCAGAGGTGTGCCCTCTTACACATGCATGGCCATATGCCcatatatgtatacacatacaTTACCCCTGACTGTAATACTGTGGTGAGACAGCATTACCATAgccacaaccacacacatgcactcaaacCTCAAGCTTAATCCCAGctatacaaacaaacagtgcacTGAAACTGTTATGGTATCTTCATTTCAAAAATCGAAAATCGaacttttgttcatttgaatCTACAAAGGATTTATAAAGAAATCAAGGCTGTACtcaaataaatgatttaaagcATTTGCGAAAGCCCTGCCAACACGTACACAAAGCAGATAGTTTATTTAAGTTCATACCTGTGAAGTAGGATTTTCAGAATAACCGCGGGACgataaaaaaacatcactgaaagGTTATCACAATTCAGACTGAGAGCACGAACATTTGATCTGTAGAGTAGGGTTGTTGAGGGAATTATCGAGCTGGAGCTTCTTACTCAAAAGTGTGAAAAAGAGCAacgggggagagagggaggaatgaTTGGTGGGCTTGTGGGTGGGAGAaaagtgggggtgggggattGTGGCACCTGGAAAAACAACCATTAAGGAGTTTTATGAAAAAAACAGGCGGTCACCTCATCCCTCTCCATGTCTCGCTTTCTcccctcacaaacacaacagctggaTGCTGCTGAATCAGACTCGAGCAGGAAATCTTACTTCCCGGAAAGCTGCATTTGAAATCTTAACAGTCAGAAATTTAATATTACAGGAGGGTAATCGCGCGCACGTTTGCGCACAAACGCACGCACTCCCTCAGTCCTCGCTGTACACACTCTTCATATCCGAGTGTATGTCTTGGTAAACGATGGCTTCCCCAAAGTGATACTGAGCATGTAAACAAACTCCGCTGGTGTTGCACATACACGTGCACACACCCACTCATGAATGCCTGCAAATGCCTCACTGACACATATTACAGAAAAAGATGATTCActagtgaacacacacattatgtctGTCCTTTTCAGGCCTTGCTATGATTTAGTGAAAgccaagtgttgtttttttttctttatttatggGCGAGTTGGCTGAAGATAGATGGAGGTTTCAGCTTTCAGTTCAACGTCAACGAGCCAAAGCTTACAGCTAAAAACAGGAATGTCTTTGGACATGAACAATTTAGGTTTATTTTTAAGGATGTTGCAAGGAGAAAATAAACCCTATGTTTTACATGAAATTTTAACAAAGGGCACCATAATGCGATTTGCAGTGGAAGTGGATGTTATCCTTTGCTTccttcacattttctctttgttctgtgtttgaaCCTCAAAGACAGAGAATGAAGGAAGGTAGATTGACTGACTGCGTTCTCTGAATTTGTCCGTGATTATTGTGACCacctcttcccctctctccttctcatcctcttattctctccctctttcaatcctgtctttctcctccatctAAAAAAAGTCTCCCCTTCAATCTGACCTTCAACAGGAAGCTCTAAATCACTGGAGGCCACTTCTGTCACAAACCTCCGATCCTGACGCTAAAAGTATGTCGAGGCACGTGTCCGTGTACATAAGCATGTGTGCATAGGAGGAGGTTGTGTATCTAGTACAtgcatgttgttttgctgtgtgtgtatgagtgggtgtgtgtgtgcgtatgtgtgtgtctgttcatggGTACATAACAAGGGGCCACGGGGGCCTCTCAGGGGAAGTGGGTCTTTGTGAAGAAGAAGGCCCATAAAGAAACCCCAAACATACCCCCAGGGAGAGAGAACAGGCCCATACTAGCCCTCtcactgcacatacacacacacacacacacgcacaactaCAGTGGTGCTAATGAgatcacacagagaaaacagagagctcTGCTATGCAATGCACATACTAAGCAGAACCGCGACAGAGCCCAGTGGCTCTGTGGGTACTGACTTCTGTCCGACAACAGTAGCTACAAAAGAAGGATTACTGGCTTTATGCAACAGTTCTCTcctctgagaaacacaaacacacacactcataaggAAATCCATACAGACACAACAAgctgtgcagtttttttaatattcaaaacTATCAGGGTAGTTGTTTAAAAACGatccttttttcctttaattctttctctcagtttttcCCCTCTCCCACACTCTGATCTTTACAAATGTCCAACAAGCTAAATGCAGTTCTGACCcacttctctgcttctctcatGAATTATTTACTCTGACTTCTAAGTGTCTGTtgctcctccacacacacacacacacactcacacacacacagtcttatTCCCTTGAAAATGGGAGACAAACTTATTCTGCAGCAGAGTTGGTTCATCAGCCGTGCATCAAAATGCTGTCTCGCTGTCATTTCGAGACAGAGGTGCAGACAGACTGATAGTCTGGCAGACAGCTCTGTCCTTGTCAGGCCCGGGCCACACTTTCACAgtcatcatcattttctgtgtcaactacagctgcagtgaaagtcagactgagaaaaagaaggagacagagatggCAAGGTTGACAATCCGATTGTCCAAAATTGTCAGTATTCAAATATTTGCATAGATTCCTGATGGCTCAGAAGACTAAATCTcttcaggtttgaatcctgaAATCATCCCCTCTTTATCCTCCTCtcttcaacattttctgtcaaGTAAAACAACAATTCCTTTAATACGGCAAGTTAAACACGTAACatgtaaaacacagcaggaggTTTCTGCTGACCATGCCAGATACACAAGTTTATCAGTCTTAAGTTGAGGGGGAGAGCtggtgtttttttggggggccTGGAGTCCAAAAAAGCATTGCCAGGTCCCACACAGAGACAAGCAGGGAACTGCTATGCAAACCAGACGTCTGTACATGAGCCAAAGCACAGGCTGGAGATGGATCAGAGGGGATATATAACACAATTAAGTATTAAAGGACAGTAAAAATTTCTTTAGATTtggaaagaataaaataaacaactcaggtgtgttcacatgcagtttgtgcatgtgaacaCAGGCCACATGAGCATGCATTTGGATGGTTTGACTGTTCTTGGCCTCCACGAAGATGTCCTTTTGCTATATTTACCCATGTGTTtatgcctcacacacacacacacacacacacacacacaatatagtTAAGAATcttgagagagaaaatgaagagaaagagacagacatgtgAAGAGCATATGTTTGTTATCAGACTGGAAAATTAATATAAacaagtgtgtgcgtgcgtgtgtgtgtgtgtgtgtgtgcatgtgtgtgtgtgtgtgtctctggcaGAGGCTCGGGGGTTCTCTCATTAAAGTCTGCCAAACTTATTGTCTGGATGAGACCCAGGTTCCTGACAACACAAATCACTGCActctggagacacacacacacacacacacacacacacacacacacacacacacacacacacacacacacacacagctgtccgtGTTGAAACCATGTCTGCAGGCTTGATAGAGCGACACCCCTGGTCTTTATGGGTCAGAACAGCAGTCAGGGCTGAACAGGACTGAGCTGCGTGCAGGCAGGTCCAGGCCTACAGGGACAGTTTTCTAAAAATCACTGTGAAGGCATTTTTTATGTAAacagtgaaaggaaaaacaggacaaagagagCACTGATTTATATTTGTATAGTTGGTATTCGTCTTAATGTTATGACAGACGATGATTGATCTGTTCTCTATTACTTCTGCCTCCCAAACAACAAAGTCCAAACGTCTTTGAAGGGCAACGCAGCAGGCACGAGGGGGCTTTAAAGGCATTTCTGCTTCTAGAGGCAGCACGGATGGAGAAATGGTGAATAGACTGGAGTTACAACAATGTGCGAGATGTGCTCATACCAGCTTCTAAAATATCAGGATGTGATGGGTTTCATTGTCATATCTGATACTAAACTGGATGTTTCAGGGTTGatcattttcactattttctgacattctaTAAACAACTGATTacttgagaaaataatctgcaaatctgttgaaatgaatgaaaataaattagctGCAGCCCCACATCTATTCATGAAGCACAGTGTTAGTTACTGAAATTGTGCTTGCATTACCTGTCTGGCATCAGCTGCTTCATTCATCCTTCACAGTCTTCATCAGCTGATTGTTGCCAGCTGAGAGGCCAGTATAACCTGACACTTCTCAATAATACACCGGTGCTATTAGTCATCACTCCCACTTCCTCCttatttattcagtatttgttATTGCTGAGTTAAGATTTATTTAGGTTTCCTGAAACAGAATGGGAGATTAGTTTTCCTGGCACAATCCTCAATGCTGCTCAGATTCTACATCAAAGATCAAAGATTTTCCTGCCACCTGTAGCTGTATAGCTGTATAACCATTTGCTATTAAGGGTCAAGACCTTGACATGTTTCTGACAGACTGAAAAGGACcgtccccaaactgttgccacaaagttggaagcatagcattgtccaaaatgtcttggtatgctgaagcattaagatttctcttcactggaagtcaggggccgagcccaaaccctgagcaACAGCctcacaccacacctgaattcaacaataaagtgtcccaatacttttgtctatgtagtgtacaTCCTTCGCTTCATCTGATTCTGAAGTTTGTAAAATAgcaaatcacagcaaaacacaaagattcttctttgatttttttttcctgcactaCCTTGGCTAGTGAATTATGAAGGGGAATCTTGttggtttctcttttctcatgtGTACTTGTCTTTTTGGGGAAAATTGtcattttgcttcagtgaaaatatcttaaaaaacacattttcagttttcattgcACAGATATGACAGCAAGACTTGCTTCTTCTCACTGTCACTTGCTCCattatttctgtcattcattcattcattcattcctccACCTCTCCAACTGGGCTTGTGCTCCTGCTTTAGAGGCCAAGATGGCACGAGTGCTCCCCCACAGTTCTACACCTCCAGTGCAACACCAGCTGTTCCCCCAGCGCTCCTCATATCTCTCGGGAAAGTGGGCTGTGTGAATAGCTCAGCACCTCATTAGGAACAAGACAGTAACTTTgcatggacagacacacacacatacacaaatacacacacacatacacaatacatCCCCTTCAGGGAGGCACTGAGGGCAGAGAAGAggatgtttttgtgcttctgaGCAGATGAAGGAAAACAGTGACTCACATCTTTTCTTATCCTTAAATGTTTCCTGGTTGGCCTTATAAGGCTAACAGGCAGTCTTGGTCTCACActcaccacatacacacacacacacacacacacacacacactcactcacacatgtcTTGCTGTTGCACTGCAGAGGGCAGAAAAAACATGCTGTAAAATCGCAACACTGCAGGCCACATGAGGCGATGATGAAAGCTGGCATTGGCTTCAAAAGATCCAGACCTGCAGTATGTACACCCGcccacacaaacacgcacacacacacacacacacacacacacacacacacacacatttatatgtatttcacacacacaagacacagcagagacacacaacagGACAGAGTGCACTCACACATTTGCAGATACAAACACAGTCGACTACACCTCTGCACTTCACCCATGCAGATGCAAACCTGCACATGAATACAAGCTTGCAGacctacacacaaacaaaaacacgtCCACACACCCACATCTGTCCATGCTGCGTTGCCCGAAGCTCACCGTGACCCGGCCCCAGCACTcctgcaaatttaaaaaacacatttttggtgATGTCATGCTTTTAGCTGCATTGTGCATATGCACAaagagtctctctctcacacacacacacacacacatgctggcaCAGAAGACAAAGGGCACACAAATAAATCGAATGTAATGTGCTAAGACAGCTGACCTGGATTCAGCCAGTAAACAGTTTATTCCTGCTACCACCTACAGTCCAGACCCAAAGGCAACCAGCGTACACGAGCCACATCCAGAATCACACACTAAAAGGGGAACGAAGCCGAGAGGAAAAGGCTCAGCGCTTGGAGCAGCGGAGCTCAGCCAAAACATGAATCAGAGCAATAAATCTGTCCATTCCATCAGATCAGTGACACatcatttggtttatttgtgAAGCAGAGAAATGTTTACACACTGTTTGATTAAGACTTTCAAAAATAAGCAATTGTCAGACCCAGACAGCACTGTCTTTTAAATGGTCAGCAGCCCTGGTGTAATACTGTGGCTGGACATTGTTAGGCTACTTCTTGTCTATAATGTTGATCATGAACGTAACATCGGGATTTCCCAGTCAATATTTTGCCCCTGATCTCCATCTTCCTTTAAAGGAGCACTTCACCAATTCAGCACAGCACTCCTAAAACAATGtcagaacttaaaaaaaaaactaaattgatgcagcagaaccagagatatCTGATAGTACAATGCCATAATAAAGAATTACCACAGCTAGAGCTGTAGAAGCATAGCCAGCATGACAAGTAAAAAGGGGTGAACACACTTAGGCAGGAGGTGTGGAAGAGAAGTAGACCAAACTAGACAAGATGGAGTCAGAACCAGCCAGAACCACATCAAATCCCAGT
This window encodes:
- the ppp2r3a gene encoding serine/threonine-protein phosphatase 2A regulatory subunit B'' subunit alpha isoform X1; this translates as MAAAYRVVVSSVSCYNSVVVDRRSHSHAVHYCSGPCGALSQGLDCTVAHRGTCSELLVVPDPVYSNPSNSLTHSHNIISQQLPSPGKIHVTMDASYNGGLERASSSGNLSLGEDSPTWRGKKTTTVAGSTGNLSSSGSLKDITEEAINLASGKLKEFSFDKLRLSSSSHVTFRKGRKVRPDSFSRRSTDLEIIYGHFSSHVTTNGMTNGMTNGIANSNDENLPPFVPGKGAGLEEAKLKGSTGTLSAITKVGGGSTGSLSSVGSLDQSLNTVASLYLNTLGEENLISRLLEKTRAEAGPGGAGGEDIRACLDILLKCSEDLKKCTDIIKQCIRRKAGGGSEDGGASPDSVYRAVMTRLSSYLKRLPLELEGIGSLGGSGQGVPGSDLAELVNTLHSIQQGPYSPIFGNEQPPRYEDVVQSPPISKTCSHSGSSTPSSVLSSSSSSKSDSIHTKPVQSSPSKTTPLINGLQHSHSSPITQHTLSPPSVTCSSSRSSPTHSPSPLRTSPTPPYTHTPPASPMEALYIEEEEADVDRTPEQVSQQTHTSTRGVKITQNKNGTTLGQHMHPSHALLASAGYSPTWPSSATQTVSAPTGVSHRNDDIDKLLMDLENLSQSMSHPRNTEPPLPAKTRKREGGQGITSSEALTQPKMAQFQVQKPDIHLAVNGPTSRTPQSITPPQGEDCEAVVGEEEDGALLLRILESIESFAQELVDSGAGSTGSAERNSGKEREVMRLLQDTLATTGRADTPLEGPDPPAPPPAPSRHTVAVPAIPPKHSLASTLAVSSAPTTVTPVCEAGGSATSEPAPDAAPQALPTPIPEPITEATEKVTEFSTDETDPKSIPCPVTPASLHSSTHSVEPTPVAAPDAPAPVTIPVVLATRDDAVAVGDPAAVRDTGSTLLIQQTPEVIRVQSKPEKKPGTPPPAPALASAPPAPTPRSPSPPPAPVIAAPPPPAINIPRFYYPRGLPAMGPVANHDAAIAAIETAFSEFEEEKADIYEMGKIAKACGCPLYWKAPMFYSAGGERTGFVSVHSFVATWRKLLHSCHDDSSRFIYLLSKPSCNYLEQEDFIPLLQDIVDTHPGLTFLKDAPEFHSRYITTVIQRIFYVVNRSWTGRITMMELRRSNFLQTLALLEEEDDINQITDYFSYEHFYVIYCKFWELDTDHDLYIDPKDLARYNDHACSNRVIERLFSGAVTRGNAVQREGRMSYAEFVWFLISEEDKKNPTSIEYWFRCMDTDGDGILSMFELEYFYEEQCERMERMGIEPLPFQDLLCQMLDLVKPESQGKITLGDLKRCRMAHIFFDTFFNLEKYLDHEQRDPFAVQKDIDSDGPEPSDWDKYASEEYEILVAEETANEQLHEGSFDDDYESEELQVPGEIGNKMEKLVISDLSA